CCACGCGACGCGACGACCAATCCTTTGGAATCCACAAACCAGCAGCAGCGCCGGGCTTCACTCTCTGACAAGCCCTCATTTTCGAGGGCCGTCACGATCAGATCGCCGATGCCGATGCCGGCTTCGCCTGCACCCAGGAAGACGAAGCGCTGGTCAGCCAGACGGCCGCCGGTCAGGCGCAGCGCCGAATAGACGCCGGCCAGGGCGACCGCGGCGGTGCCTTGAATGTCATCATCGAAGGTGCAGATACGCTCGCGGTATTTGCGCAGCAAGCGGAAGGCGTTCATGTTGCCGAAATCTTCGAACTGCACAATCGCGCGCGGGTAAAGGTACTGCGCCGCCAGAATGAACTCCTCGACGAAGGCATCATAGGCCTCGCCGCGTTCACGTTTTTGCGGCAGGCCGATGTAGAGCGGATCGTCGAGCAGGGCCTGGTTGTTGGTGCCAACATCCAGGGTGATGGGCAGACAGGAAGCCGGATGCACACCGGCGCAGGCGGTGTAGAGCGCCAACTTGCCGATGGGAATTCCCATGCCGTTAGCGCCCAGGTCGCCCAGGCCAAGGATGCGTTCGCCGTCGGTGACGACGATGATGCGCACGTCGGTGTAAGGCCAATTACGCAGAATGTCCACGACGCGACCACGATCGTTGATGCCGATGAACAGGCCGCGGGCCTGGCGAAAAACATGCCCGTACTGCTGGCACGCCTGACCGACGGTGGGCGTGTAGATGATCGGCATGATCTCATCCAGATTGTCAACCACCAGCCGATAGAACAGCGTGGTGTTGCGATCGAGGAGACCGGTGAGATAGCGATACTTGCTCAGCGCGGTTGGCTGGCCGCGCACGTTACGCAAGACACGTTCTGTCTGTTGGGCAAGCGTCGCCACACGTGAAGGGAGGAGACCGCGCAGGTCGAGTGCCTCGCGTTCAGCCTCTGTGAAACCGGTACCCTTGTTGAGGAGCGGATTGTGAAGAAGGTCCGCGCCACGCGGATACAGACGAGGTTTTGTAGGATTCATCGCTGTTTTCCTCTGACTGCCTTTGCATTTTCATGGGCGCGCATGAAGTTTTCAGGGTGCTGCCAAGCCGGCACGGCGGCCACGGCATTTACTCGCCATCACACTCTATTTACTCTCATTGTACATCATAGCACAAAGGCGCGTTTCTGGCCATTTACGGACCTTTCGCCAGCGGCAATTTCACCGGTCGCCAGCGGCACATCCCCTACCCCGGTAATTCCAGGGAACCAGGCGGTCGCCCCGCTAGGCGCAAAGCATGCCCGCCCGGATAAATGAAGGGCTAGGTGACCTGAGCGACGGGCGAAAAGCCGCGCCGCGCCCGGCATCTTTTGACAGGTCAAAAGTCTTTGTGCTAAACTACGGCCCTTGCGGGTTGGCGGAGAGACTGCACCAGTGCATGATCGGTTGTGGCTTCTGCCCTCCATATTGCACCACCGGTCTTGACCGCTGCACCTGGCGGTCGTTCTGGCCAGGCGCCTATCCCACCTCTGCGTGTCGCGTACGTTGTAGAAGAGAGAAAAGCATGAAAAACAGGATCAGTAACCGTCCGTCGTTTCGCGTTCATCTGTCGGCTATCGTCGCTGTGCTGGCGATCTTGAGTAGCTTCTGGCTACCGACCGCCGCCGTCGCGAATGGCCCCATCACGCCCCTCAACCCGGCCGAACAGGCCATGACGACTCAGGAACAGGCGGCCCAGACCCTGGCGGTGGCATCAACCCGGGTGCAGGAGCTTGTCGCCGGTCACCGCGCCGAGGTGTTCGAGATTTTCCCCTTCTTCGGCCCCTATGCGCCTGGCTATCGCGCGTGTTCTGACGGCACCTGTTACCAGGTAGATGTTTACGATTTCGACCGCAACGCTACGGTTACGGCACTCGTGCATCAGGGCCAGGGACTGGTGTTGGACGTGTTCGAAGTGGCGAACACCTTCCCGCTGATCAACAAGCGTCTCTACAATCGGGCCGTTGAATTGATTCGCACCAGCGCAGACGTGGAGGCGGCCCTGGGTTTCGCTCCTGCGGTGGACCAGATCGGCGTGATGGATCAACACAACATGGGCACGGCTTGCGACGGCAGTCATCTCTGCGCCGGTACAACCTTTTTCACCGATAGCGGCACGGTCTGGGTGCTCGTGAATCTGACCGAGGACAAGATCGAGAAAATTTGGTGGTCGGAGCGTCCGCAGGACTTGCGCAGCTCAGCCTACAGCCTCAGACCGCAAGAGGTGCCGACCGACTGTAACACCACCATTCACGTCAATCGTAACGGTTGGAACCTGGATTACCGCACCACGCCGACCGACGCGCTGGAAATTACCAGCCTAACCTATGACGTGAACGGCGCGCCGCAAGCCGTGGCCACGCGCATGAAGCTGATCGAGTGGCACGCTCACTATCCAGGCAATTGGGGCTACCGTGACTACACGGGCTGCGGTGGCGGCGGCGGCGGTTTTCCCATCTACCCCTACGGCGTCACCCAGGTACGCGACCTGCTCGATCAAGCGAACGCGATCATCGGTTTTGCGGTGGTGCAGGACTTCCGCATGTCCAATTGGGGCGCATCGTGCAATTATCGCTACGAGCAGCACTTCCAGTTCTTCAACGACGGACGCTTTCGTGTCGTGACCGTTTCCTACGGCCA
The DNA window shown above is from Candidatus Amarolinea dominans and carries:
- a CDS encoding NAD-dependent malic enzyme — protein: MNPTKPRLYPRGADLLHNPLLNKGTGFTEAEREALDLRGLLPSRVATLAQQTERVLRNVRGQPTALSKYRYLTGLLDRNTTLFYRLVVDNLDEIMPIIYTPTVGQACQQYGHVFRQARGLFIGINDRGRVVDILRNWPYTDVRIIVVTDGERILGLGDLGANGMGIPIGKLALYTACAGVHPASCLPITLDVGTNNQALLDDPLYIGLPQKRERGEAYDAFVEEFILAAQYLYPRAIVQFEDFGNMNAFRLLRKYRERICTFDDDIQGTAAVALAGVYSALRLTGGRLADQRFVFLGAGEAGIGIGDLIVTALENEGLSESEARRCCWFVDSKGLVVASRGDLAEHKRPFAHDHAFIPDLQAAVEAIKPTALIGVSGVGSTFTRPIVETMARINQRPIIFALSNPTSKAECTAEQAYTWTDGRAVFASGSPFDPVTVAGQTFVPGQGNNAYIFPGVGLGVIACGATRITDEMFYAAAKTLAGLVSEGDLALGRIYPALDQIRQVSAAIGVAVARVAYANHLATIPEPDDLLKAVRAQMYDPIYESYV